A single window of Sparus aurata chromosome 22, fSpaAur1.1, whole genome shotgun sequence DNA harbors:
- the armc2 gene encoding armadillo repeat-containing protein 2 isoform X2 — MASTERKHEICSPFLPRRNALRKTSAEIVSEARQSLRVQSTQRPFTPRDGERQLFGKNSTRADNRPPSAFSLHAQNFDAPDSRPGSGTRLSPLDHKPKFPVPCDAEDPFKAFPKPPTDPLEVKRGLAGARTRLLRAGSLTTLPPVEGHTDVKERLIPGPGQKQTSAKRLGSADPTEVCSGPNKPGPRRAASENRIKQPGDDSGVRPTECSTGRRTGLANGDTRTTSTEEDAESFLWNNMIAPLLQQLESVAAGSSEGSVDRLCDLCERLHGTLAEADMLGRRCKRRSGILRALFRLIDLNSAQLNLHIAKLCLALCVNGNNLLNICKLIFQISRSENNDILFQNNSIIDSLLGILSNEDMSASGEALLYCVGTLKFLSGNSAVLRLLLDKNCIGVAQKLIQRLCMTEDTNFAMAGHILVQLTGTLRNLADHPDSRRLFISFSLLSELCLVLRHHCKDQDICTNISRIYSKLSSYSECRLALAQTPDCYQLFLELLSKHHQKQDLVVRLLFTLGNLTAKSNEARLRLFQCKGCLGILLQLYDSYQRRDDSLPSPTSSPGKPPVPPMSVQEGDDVLVKLIRVLANMCIHRAVGPALATNTSCIQLLLETLELRSVQESEELLVNVAATINNLSFYQEESSLLRHSQLAIAKLMLKLLISSSMDAMLEATRVYGNLSQSKDVRDFIMQNKVHQFVVTLLDSKSTEMCFSACGVLTNLALDPPNRVSLSLEGAAAKRAVSSLDAELR, encoded by the exons ATGGCCTCTACGGAGAGAAAACATGAGATTTGCAGCCCGTTCCTTCCACGGCGCAACGCTTTGAGGAAAACAAGTGCAGAAATTGTCAGTGAAGCAAGACAGTCCCTGCGAGTCCAGTCTACCCAGCGACCATTTACTCCCAGAGATGGAGAAAGGCAGCTTTTTGGGAAGAACTCCACTCGTGCGGACAACAGGCCTCCATCGGCCTTTAG TCTTCATGCTCAAAATTTTGATGCTCCTGACTCCAGGCCAGGCTCAGGGACTCGCCTCTCCCCTCTGGACCAT AAGCCAAAGTTTCCAGTCCCCTGTGATGCTGAAGACCCATTCAAGGCCTTTCCCAAACCCCCCACTGACCCACTGGAAGTGAAGAGGGGGTTGGCAGGGGCACGGACACGCCTCCTCAGGGCTGGATCTCTCACCACGTTGCCTCCTGTTGAGGGACACACAGATG TGAAAGAGAGGTTGATCCCAGGCCCAGGACAAAAGCAGACCTCAGCTAAACGACTCGGCAGTGCAGACCCCACTGAGGTTTGCAGTGGTCCCAACAAGCCTGGCCCACGCAGAGCAGCAAGTGAAAA TAGAATAAAGCAGCCTGGTGATGACTCAGGAGTTAGACCCACAGAGTGCAGTACAGGACGGAGAACAG GGCTGGCAAATGGAGACACACGCACCACAagcacagaggaggatgcagagTCATTCCTGTGGAATAACATGAttgctcctcttcttcagcAACTGGAGAGTGTGGCTGCAG GCAGCTCTGAGGGCTCGGTGGACCGCCTGTGTGATTTGTGTGAACGTCTCCATGGCACCTTGGCAGAAGCGGACATGCTCGGCCGACGCTGTAAGAGGAGGTCGGGGATACTTCGAGCGCTGTTCCGCCTCATCGACCTCAACTCTGCCCAGCTCAACCTGCACATCGCAAAGCTCTGCCTCGCT CTGTGTGTCAATGGAAACAACCTGCTCAACATCTGTAAGCTCATCTTCCAGATCAGCCGCAGTGAAAACAACGACATCCTCTTCCAGAACAACTCTATCATCG ATTCCCTTTTGGGCATTTTGAGCAATGAGGATATGTCCGCATCTGGAGAAGCTCTGCTGTACTGTGTTGGGACTTTGAAATTTCTCTCAGGAAACAGTGCCGTCCTCAGACTCCTGCTGGACAAGAACTGTATTGGTGTGGCTCAGAAACTCATTCAGAGGCTCTGCATGACAGAAGACACCAACTTTGCGATGGCAGGGCACATCCTGGTACAG CTGACTGGGACCCTGAGGAACCTTGCAGATCATCCTGATTCCCGTCGACTCTTCATTTCCTTCTCTTTACTATCAGAGCTCTGTCTGGTGCTGCGGCATCACTGCAAAGATCAGGACATCTGCACCAACATCTCCAGAATATACag taAACTCTCCTCTTACTCGGAGTGCCGCCTCGCTCTGGCCCAGACCCCCGACTGCTACCAACTATTTTTAGAACTGCTGAGCAAACATCACCAAAAACAG GACCTTGTCGTGCGCCTTCTTTTTACCCTCGGGAACCTCACGGCCAAAAGCAATGAGGCCCGGCTGCGGCTCTTTCAGTGCAAAGGCTGCTTGGGCATCCTCCTGCAGCTGTACGACAGCTACCAGCGCAGGGACGACTCACTACCTTCACCCACCTCTTCCCCAGGCAAGCCTCCTGTGCCTCCAATGAGTGTGCAGGAAGGTGATGATGTGCTGGTGAAGCTGATCAGGGTGCTGGCCAACATGTGCATTCACCGGGCTGTGGGTCCAGCTCTGGCAACAAACACAAGCTGcattcagctgctgctggagacacTAG AGCTGAGGTCTGTGCAGGAAAGCGAGGAGCTGTTGGTGAATGTGGCTGCCACCATCAACAACCTGTCCTTCTACCAGGAGGAAAGCTCTCTACTCAGACACAGTCAACTCGCCATCGCCAAGT TGATGTTGAAGTTGCTGATCAGCTCCAGTATGGACGCCATGCTTGAGGCCACCCGCGTATATGGAAATTTGTCACAGTCCAAGGATGTACGGGACTTTATTATGCAAAACAAAG tgcACCAGTTTGTGGTGACGCTGCTCGACTCAAAAAGCACTGAGATGTGTTTTTCAGCCTGCGGGGTCCTCACCAACCTGGCTCTGGACCCTCCAAATAGGGTCAGTCTCTCACTAGAGGGGGCTGCTGCCAA GCGAGCTGTTTCTAGTCTTGACGCTGAGCTCAGATAA
- the armc2 gene encoding armadillo repeat-containing protein 2 isoform X1, with protein MASTERKHEICSPFLPRRNALRKTSAEIVSEARQSLRVQSTQRPFTPRDGERQLFGKNSTRADNRPPSAFSLHAQNFDAPDSRPGSGTRLSPLDHKPKFPVPCDAEDPFKAFPKPPTDPLEVKRGLAGARTRLLRAGSLTTLPPVEGHTDVKERLIPGPGQKQTSAKRLGSADPTEVCSGPNKPGPRRAASENRIKQPGDDSGVRPTECSTGRRTGLANGDTRTTSTEEDAESFLWNNMIAPLLQQLESVAAGSSEGSVDRLCDLCERLHGTLAEADMLGRRCKRRSGILRALFRLIDLNSAQLNLHIAKLCLALCVNGNNLLNICKLIFQISRSENNDILFQNNSIIDSLLGILSNEDMSASGEALLYCVGTLKFLSGNSAVLRLLLDKNCIGVAQKLIQRLCMTEDTNFAMAGHILVQLTGTLRNLADHPDSRRLFISFSLLSELCLVLRHHCKDQDICTNISRIYSKLSSYSECRLALAQTPDCYQLFLELLSKHHQKQDLVVRLLFTLGNLTAKSNEARLRLFQCKGCLGILLQLYDSYQRRDDSLPSPTSSPGKPPVPPMSVQEGDDVLVKLIRVLANMCIHRAVGPALATNTSCIQLLLETLELRSVQESEELLVNVAATINNLSFYQEESSLLRHSQLAIAKLMLKLLISSSMDAMLEATRVYGNLSQSKDVRDFIMQNKVHQFVVTLLDSKSTEMCFSACGVLTNLALDPPNRVSLSLEGAAAKLVDCLKDLGPGDWQLAGQVCQALWNMIGGGSEKLLDKQERDSLLEILVTYLDKEEALQWIENEDMRDYHRTCWELEFLPVAQKLVKTFQPLDPTA; from the exons ATGGCCTCTACGGAGAGAAAACATGAGATTTGCAGCCCGTTCCTTCCACGGCGCAACGCTTTGAGGAAAACAAGTGCAGAAATTGTCAGTGAAGCAAGACAGTCCCTGCGAGTCCAGTCTACCCAGCGACCATTTACTCCCAGAGATGGAGAAAGGCAGCTTTTTGGGAAGAACTCCACTCGTGCGGACAACAGGCCTCCATCGGCCTTTAG TCTTCATGCTCAAAATTTTGATGCTCCTGACTCCAGGCCAGGCTCAGGGACTCGCCTCTCCCCTCTGGACCAT AAGCCAAAGTTTCCAGTCCCCTGTGATGCTGAAGACCCATTCAAGGCCTTTCCCAAACCCCCCACTGACCCACTGGAAGTGAAGAGGGGGTTGGCAGGGGCACGGACACGCCTCCTCAGGGCTGGATCTCTCACCACGTTGCCTCCTGTTGAGGGACACACAGATG TGAAAGAGAGGTTGATCCCAGGCCCAGGACAAAAGCAGACCTCAGCTAAACGACTCGGCAGTGCAGACCCCACTGAGGTTTGCAGTGGTCCCAACAAGCCTGGCCCACGCAGAGCAGCAAGTGAAAA TAGAATAAAGCAGCCTGGTGATGACTCAGGAGTTAGACCCACAGAGTGCAGTACAGGACGGAGAACAG GGCTGGCAAATGGAGACACACGCACCACAagcacagaggaggatgcagagTCATTCCTGTGGAATAACATGAttgctcctcttcttcagcAACTGGAGAGTGTGGCTGCAG GCAGCTCTGAGGGCTCGGTGGACCGCCTGTGTGATTTGTGTGAACGTCTCCATGGCACCTTGGCAGAAGCGGACATGCTCGGCCGACGCTGTAAGAGGAGGTCGGGGATACTTCGAGCGCTGTTCCGCCTCATCGACCTCAACTCTGCCCAGCTCAACCTGCACATCGCAAAGCTCTGCCTCGCT CTGTGTGTCAATGGAAACAACCTGCTCAACATCTGTAAGCTCATCTTCCAGATCAGCCGCAGTGAAAACAACGACATCCTCTTCCAGAACAACTCTATCATCG ATTCCCTTTTGGGCATTTTGAGCAATGAGGATATGTCCGCATCTGGAGAAGCTCTGCTGTACTGTGTTGGGACTTTGAAATTTCTCTCAGGAAACAGTGCCGTCCTCAGACTCCTGCTGGACAAGAACTGTATTGGTGTGGCTCAGAAACTCATTCAGAGGCTCTGCATGACAGAAGACACCAACTTTGCGATGGCAGGGCACATCCTGGTACAG CTGACTGGGACCCTGAGGAACCTTGCAGATCATCCTGATTCCCGTCGACTCTTCATTTCCTTCTCTTTACTATCAGAGCTCTGTCTGGTGCTGCGGCATCACTGCAAAGATCAGGACATCTGCACCAACATCTCCAGAATATACag taAACTCTCCTCTTACTCGGAGTGCCGCCTCGCTCTGGCCCAGACCCCCGACTGCTACCAACTATTTTTAGAACTGCTGAGCAAACATCACCAAAAACAG GACCTTGTCGTGCGCCTTCTTTTTACCCTCGGGAACCTCACGGCCAAAAGCAATGAGGCCCGGCTGCGGCTCTTTCAGTGCAAAGGCTGCTTGGGCATCCTCCTGCAGCTGTACGACAGCTACCAGCGCAGGGACGACTCACTACCTTCACCCACCTCTTCCCCAGGCAAGCCTCCTGTGCCTCCAATGAGTGTGCAGGAAGGTGATGATGTGCTGGTGAAGCTGATCAGGGTGCTGGCCAACATGTGCATTCACCGGGCTGTGGGTCCAGCTCTGGCAACAAACACAAGCTGcattcagctgctgctggagacacTAG AGCTGAGGTCTGTGCAGGAAAGCGAGGAGCTGTTGGTGAATGTGGCTGCCACCATCAACAACCTGTCCTTCTACCAGGAGGAAAGCTCTCTACTCAGACACAGTCAACTCGCCATCGCCAAGT TGATGTTGAAGTTGCTGATCAGCTCCAGTATGGACGCCATGCTTGAGGCCACCCGCGTATATGGAAATTTGTCACAGTCCAAGGATGTACGGGACTTTATTATGCAAAACAAAG tgcACCAGTTTGTGGTGACGCTGCTCGACTCAAAAAGCACTGAGATGTGTTTTTCAGCCTGCGGGGTCCTCACCAACCTGGCTCTGGACCCTCCAAATAGGGTCAGTCTCTCACTAGAGGGGGCTGCTGCCAA GCTTGTGGACTGTCTGAAAGACTTGGGACCAGGTGATTGGCAGCTGGCAGGCCAGGTTTGTCAGGCGCTGTGGAACATGATCGGCGGCGGCTCAGAGAAGCTGCTGGACAAGCAGGAGAGAGATTCCCTGCTGGAGATCCTTGTTACATACCTAG ACAAAGAAGAGGCTCTGCAGTGGATAGAGAATGAAGATATGAGGGACTACCACAGGACATGCTGGGAGTTAGAGTTCCTACCTGTAGCTCAAAAACTTGTGAAGACGTTCCAGCCTCTCGACCCGACAGCCTGA